A region of uncultured Desulfobacter sp. DNA encodes the following proteins:
- a CDS encoding enoyl-CoA hydratase-related protein encodes MSFENIILEIDSSIAIISFNRPKALNALNNALLDELDIALDQILAHKGIRVLILTGTGDKAFVAGADISELTQMDTLAAKYFSRKGQKIFSKIEALPFPAIAAVNGFALGGGSEVALACDFIYASEKAVFGLPEINLGLIPGFGGTQRLSRVVGKNRAKEMIFTGGNITADKALEYGMVNQVCPHESLMDEVKKTAQRIASKGCVALRAAKEAIQAGLGCDLETGCLIENDAFAVVLASPDAKEGTSAFLEKRKPEFKGELK; translated from the coding sequence AATGCACTGAATAATGCACTTCTTGATGAACTCGATATTGCGTTGGACCAGATACTGGCCCATAAAGGGATCCGGGTTCTTATTTTAACAGGTACAGGAGATAAAGCTTTTGTAGCCGGTGCAGATATCTCAGAATTGACCCAGATGGATACGTTGGCAGCAAAATACTTCTCCCGCAAAGGCCAGAAAATATTTTCCAAAATTGAAGCCCTGCCCTTCCCGGCCATTGCCGCAGTAAACGGTTTTGCTTTAGGGGGAGGCAGTGAAGTGGCTCTGGCCTGCGATTTTATCTATGCCTCGGAAAAGGCAGTGTTTGGATTGCCTGAAATCAACCTGGGTCTTATTCCCGGTTTTGGTGGCACCCAAAGGCTGTCAAGGGTTGTGGGGAAAAACAGAGCCAAGGAGATGATTTTCACCGGAGGCAATATTACTGCTGACAAAGCCCTGGAATATGGTATGGTTAACCAGGTGTGCCCCCATGAATCGCTTATGGATGAGGTCAAGAAAACAGCCCAGCGCATTGCATCCAAAGGATGCGTTGCCTTGAGAGCTGCCAAAGAAGCCATCCAGGCCGGACTTGGCTGCGATCTTGAAACCGGATGCCTCATTGAAAATGACGCCTTTGCCGTTGTCCTGGCAAGCCCGGATGCCAAAGAAGGCACATCCGCATTTTTAGAAAAAAGAAAGCCTGAGTTCAAAGGCGAACTGAAATAA
- a CDS encoding phenylacetate--CoA ligase — translation MPIFDIDYETMPREGLEAIQLRRLQTTIERIYATVPFYKETYDKAGIKPSDIKRLDDLRRLPFTTKQDLRDNYPYRMFAVPMEQVIRIHASSGTTGKPTVVGYTKRDINTWADLMARSMAAAGGTAGDIIHNAWGYGLFTGGLGAHYGAERLGASVIPVSGGNTKRQITIMQDFKPTILCGTPSYILHLAEVAQEMGVDFKDLSFKSGIFGAEPWTERMRQELEAKLNLKAVDIYGLSEVMGPGVSVECVEEQKGLHIAEDHFIVEIVDPKTLEPVPPGDPGEIVFTTITKEAFPVIRYRTKDITSLNPVPCTCGRTHIRMNKPSGRTDDMLIIRGVNVFPSQIESVLMESREIAPHYQLVVDRVDNLDTLTVKVEIDDTFFSDDIKGLQAMEGKLSHDIKEHLGVSAKVALVEPKTIERSQGKAVRVIDNRQF, via the coding sequence ATGCCCATTTTTGACATTGACTATGAGACCATGCCCAGAGAAGGCTTGGAGGCGATCCAGCTTCGCCGTCTTCAAACCACCATTGAACGGATCTATGCCACGGTCCCTTTTTACAAAGAGACCTATGACAAGGCCGGCATCAAACCCTCTGACATAAAACGCCTGGATGACTTAAGACGCCTTCCCTTTACCACGAAACAGGATCTGAGGGACAATTATCCTTACCGTATGTTTGCGGTTCCCATGGAGCAGGTCATCCGCATACATGCATCTTCGGGGACCACGGGCAAACCAACGGTTGTCGGCTACACCAAGCGGGATATCAATACCTGGGCAGATCTGATGGCCAGAAGCATGGCCGCAGCCGGAGGCACCGCGGGAGATATCATCCACAATGCCTGGGGGTATGGTCTTTTTACAGGCGGCCTGGGGGCCCACTACGGGGCGGAACGATTAGGTGCATCTGTTATCCCGGTTTCCGGTGGGAATACCAAACGCCAGATTACCATCATGCAGGATTTCAAGCCCACGATTCTGTGCGGGACCCCCTCCTACATCCTCCACCTGGCGGAAGTGGCCCAGGAGATGGGTGTTGATTTTAAAGATCTGTCTTTTAAATCCGGTATTTTCGGTGCAGAGCCCTGGACTGAAAGAATGCGCCAGGAACTTGAAGCCAAACTCAATCTCAAGGCTGTGGATATTTACGGTCTGTCCGAAGTCATGGGACCTGGCGTATCTGTGGAATGCGTCGAGGAACAAAAAGGCCTTCATATTGCCGAAGATCATTTCATCGTGGAGATTGTCGATCCCAAGACCCTGGAACCGGTCCCCCCCGGAGATCCCGGTGAGATTGTATTCACAACCATCACCAAGGAAGCTTTCCCGGTCATCCGATACCGCACCAAGGACATCACCTCCTTGAATCCAGTGCCATGTACCTGCGGCAGAACCCATATACGCATGAACAAGCCCTCGGGCCGTACCGATGACATGCTTATTATCAGGGGCGTAAATGTATTCCCTTCCCAGATTGAAAGCGTTCTCATGGAAAGCCGGGAAATTGCCCCCCATTACCAGTTGGTGGTTGATAGAGTGGACAACCTGGATACGTTAACCGTAAAGGTTGAAATAGACGACACATTCTTCAGCGATGATATCAAGGGCCTTCAGGCCATGGAGGGTAAACTTTCCCACGATATCAAGGAACACTTGGGCGTATCTGCCAAGGTGGCCCTTGTGGAGCCTAAAACCATAGAAAGAAGCCAGGGAAAGGCTGTCAGGGTTATTGATAACCGCCAATTTTAA
- a CDS encoding ACT domain-containing protein has product MAEQISIFIENKEGRLAEVTAILRDAGVNIRALSLADTTDFGVLRLIVNDNEKATSALRDQGFTVGKTRVLAVEVNDVPGGLNQVLDPLSEQSVNVEYMYAFANPQCKNAIMIFRFDDLEKAKTILAEKGIKVIDKEEISNL; this is encoded by the coding sequence ATGGCTGAACAGATATCCATATTTATAGAAAATAAAGAAGGTCGTCTTGCGGAAGTTACTGCCATTCTAAGGGATGCCGGAGTGAATATCCGGGCATTGTCCCTGGCAGACACCACTGATTTCGGCGTACTGCGCCTTATTGTCAATGATAATGAAAAAGCCACTTCGGCCTTGCGGGATCAAGGTTTCACCGTGGGCAAAACCCGTGTACTGGCCGTGGAGGTGAATGATGTTCCCGGTGGCCTGAACCAGGTCCTGGATCCCTTAAGTGAACAAAGCGTTAATGTGGAGTACATGTATGCATTTGCCAACCCCCAGTGCAAAAACGCCATCATGATTTTCCGTTTTGATGACCTTGAAAAGGCAAAAACGATTTTGGCCGAAAAGGGCATTAAGGTTATAGACAAAGAGGAAATCTCAAATTTATAA
- a CDS encoding AAA family ATPase encodes MIITCPRCARNHKVDPDALKPFADAGKKTIMATCKSCKFKFPVALSSLLSLEEETLETQRQTGSLARKICVTLSKGGVGKTTTSVNLSAGLALAGYKVLLVDTDTQGQSSYILGKRPGAGLTELLTRELSVSDCLIEARNNLWLISGGKSLAGVKRIIDKKSFGAEFTLSEALSPLDNQFDFIIIDTSPGWDQLIVNVLFYASEVLVPVALEVMPLHGLSEFIKSLAAIQKYRNEVQLKYIVPTFLDLRIKGPKVLYDQLRQLYPQQLCVPIRYNESLAEAPSFGKTIFEFAPGSTASEDYRSLVRRVSGNESALLK; translated from the coding sequence GTGATTATTACCTGTCCCCGATGTGCCAGAAATCATAAAGTCGATCCCGACGCTTTAAAGCCTTTTGCAGATGCCGGTAAAAAAACTATTATGGCGACCTGCAAATCATGCAAATTTAAATTTCCAGTGGCCCTTTCTTCTCTTTTGTCCTTGGAAGAAGAAACCCTTGAGACCCAGCGTCAGACAGGATCTCTTGCCAGAAAAATTTGTGTTACTCTTAGCAAGGGCGGGGTAGGAAAAACAACAACCAGCGTGAATCTGAGTGCAGGCCTTGCCCTGGCAGGTTACAAGGTCCTGTTGGTGGATACAGATACCCAGGGGCAATCCTCCTATATTCTTGGAAAAAGGCCGGGGGCCGGTTTGACTGAACTTCTCACCCGGGAACTGTCGGTTTCCGACTGTCTCATTGAGGCCCGGAACAACCTGTGGTTGATTTCCGGTGGTAAATCCCTGGCCGGGGTTAAACGAATTATTGACAAGAAGAGTTTTGGTGCTGAATTTACCTTATCTGAGGCGCTTAGTCCCCTGGATAACCAGTTTGACTTTATTATTATTGATACATCTCCAGGGTGGGATCAGCTGATTGTTAATGTCCTCTTTTATGCCAGCGAGGTGCTCGTGCCCGTAGCTCTGGAAGTCATGCCATTGCATGGGCTCTCCGAGTTCATAAAAAGCCTTGCGGCCATTCAAAAGTACAGAAACGAAGTTCAACTTAAATACATTGTGCCCACATTTCTTGACTTACGGATAAAAGGGCCAAAGGTGCTGTACGATCAGCTCAGGCAGCTGTATCCCCAGCAATTGTGTGTCCCCATTCGATATAATGAAAGTCTGGCTGAAGCCCCTTCCTTTGGAAAAACAATTTTTGAGTTTGCACCAGGCTCAACGGCTTCAGAAGATTACAGGAGTTTGGTTCGCCGAGTCTCCGGAAACGAATCGGCTCTTCTTAAGTAG
- a CDS encoding ATP synthase F0 subunit C, producing the protein MEFLVGSVWAAAFAIGVAAFGCGIAQGLGLNGAMAGISRNPEAAGKIQVNMLIGLALIESLCIYALVVAMILLFVHPAIGPAVASLGGH; encoded by the coding sequence ATGGAATTTCTTGTTGGTAGTGTCTGGGCAGCAGCTTTTGCAATTGGCGTCGCTGCATTTGGTTGCGGCATTGCACAGGGTCTTGGCTTGAATGGTGCCATGGCTGGTATCTCTAGAAACCCCGAAGCAGCTGGTAAGATCCAGGTGAACATGCTGATCGGTCTTGCCTTGATCGAATCTCTGTGTATTTATGCTCTGGTTGTTGCGATGATCCTTCTGTTTGTTCATCCTGCAATCGGTCCTGCTGTTGCTTCACTTGGCGGACATTAA
- the atpB gene encoding F0F1 ATP synthase subunit A, which translates to MEHPYLFLTSLFGLFGLEDWAGAHPHVTYMWLAMIILLVLGWIGGKSVALVPKTVQNVFEVIISGLEEFMVGITGEEGRESYPLLLTVFLFVLLGNLFGLLPGFYPPTASINTTVALAVTVVTWSHVIGIKKHGVKYIKHFLGPVPALMPLFFIIEVIGHLARVLSLTLRLFGNMMGHELVVGILLMLAGPFLVPCPIMAMGILVSLIQAIVFFLLPTMYIAGAIEEAH; encoded by the coding sequence GTGGAACACCCATATCTATTTCTTACTTCGTTGTTTGGTTTGTTTGGTCTGGAAGATTGGGCAGGTGCTCATCCTCATGTCACTTACATGTGGCTTGCAATGATTATTCTTTTAGTTTTAGGCTGGATCGGCGGCAAAAGCGTTGCCCTTGTGCCTAAGACCGTCCAAAATGTTTTTGAGGTAATCATTTCCGGACTTGAAGAATTTATGGTGGGTATCACCGGAGAGGAAGGAAGAGAATCTTATCCTCTGCTCCTGACTGTTTTTCTGTTTGTTCTTTTGGGCAACCTGTTCGGTCTGCTCCCTGGATTCTATCCTCCCACAGCCTCCATTAACACCACGGTTGCTTTGGCCGTCACAGTCGTAACATGGAGTCATGTGATTGGTATAAAAAAACACGGTGTAAAATATATTAAACATTTTCTGGGACCCGTTCCGGCACTTATGCCTCTTTTCTTCATCATTGAAGTTATCGGCCATCTGGCACGGGTACTGTCCCTGACTTTACGTCTCTTCGGTAATATGATGGGTCATGAGTTGGTTGTAGGCATCCTTCTGATGCTGGCCGGACCTTTCCTGGTACCGTGCCCAATAATGGCAATGGGTATCCTGGTCTCATTAATCCAGGCCATTGTATTCTTCCTGCTGCCGACCATGTACATCGCAGGCGCTATTGAAGAAGCCCATTAG
- a CDS encoding ATP synthase subunit I: MEELEKIVNFIIRTNWFLFLGSSIAALILASPKVYLGVFLGGLIVTINFHVLKNTVTKNFNQERVLEKGKSLVGALLVKYYLRFALTAVIIFLLISNHSVHPAGLLAGLSVVVASTFIAAAIELTKIIFREAF; this comes from the coding sequence ATGGAAGAACTTGAAAAAATAGTAAACTTTATAATTCGAACCAACTGGTTCCTGTTTCTGGGCTCAAGTATTGCGGCCTTGATTCTGGCCTCTCCAAAGGTGTATCTCGGTGTTTTTCTGGGCGGTCTGATTGTGACGATTAATTTTCATGTTCTAAAAAATACGGTGACAAAAAATTTCAACCAGGAGCGGGTGCTGGAAAAGGGGAAATCCCTGGTCGGTGCGCTTCTGGTTAAATATTATTTGCGGTTTGCATTGACGGCAGTGATTATTTTTCTGCTGATTTCAAATCACAGTGTACATCCGGCAGGGCTTTTGGCGGGCCTTTCCGTTGTAGTGGCAAGTACGTTTATAGCAGCGGCAATTGAATTAACCAAGATTATATTCAGGGAGGCGTTTTAA
- a CDS encoding AtpZ/AtpI family protein, whose protein sequence is MADDKGKTFRELGYFASLGISVALAIVIGLALGYWLDNIFGTKPILLLLGLGLGIAAGFSNIIRAGKKAEKY, encoded by the coding sequence ATGGCAGATGATAAGGGAAAAACTTTTCGTGAGTTGGGGTATTTTGCAAGTCTTGGAATATCCGTGGCTCTGGCCATTGTCATCGGACTGGCACTTGGATACTGGCTGGATAATATTTTTGGTACAAAACCCATCCTCCTTTTGTTGGGACTCGGGTTGGGCATAGCGGCCGGGTTCAGCAACATTATCAGGGCCGGGAAAAAAGCGGAAAAGTATTAA
- the selD gene encoding selenide, water dikinase SelD, with protein MDKQEQVFLTRTVKAAGUAAKLDPGALDKIVSKLKVPSHPDLIIGLEHPDDAGVFRLSDQTAIVQTLDFLTPVADDPYDFGQIAAANSLSDVYAMGGTPITVMNIVCFPSCDLEAGILPRILEGGLDKIKESGATLVGGHSVDDPEIKYGLSVTGIVHPDRVWANSRARQGDAVILTKPIGTGVISTALKGGLVSQDQVKQAVITMSTLNKNAALIAMNFNVHACTDVTGFGLGGHLIEAAKGAGVRIEIYTEKIDLLDGVLEFAAMGLLPAGAHKNRTFFAPHIHVAQGTDRVRSDLMFDPQTSGGLLLFMARDQAVQCVDIMEKKGIPARVIGMVKGPYINGFLDIV; from the coding sequence ATGGATAAACAGGAACAGGTTTTTCTGACCCGTACAGTAAAAGCAGCCGGTTGAGCTGCTAAACTGGATCCAGGGGCCCTGGATAAAATCGTGTCAAAACTCAAAGTGCCTTCTCATCCGGATCTGATCATCGGGCTTGAACACCCGGATGATGCAGGTGTGTTCCGTTTGTCCGATCAGACCGCCATTGTGCAAACCCTTGATTTTTTAACACCTGTGGCTGATGATCCCTATGATTTCGGCCAGATTGCTGCAGCCAACTCACTGTCCGATGTCTACGCCATGGGGGGCACACCCATTACAGTCATGAATATTGTGTGCTTTCCTTCATGTGACCTTGAAGCCGGAATTCTGCCCCGTATCCTTGAAGGAGGACTTGATAAGATCAAAGAGTCTGGCGCAACCCTTGTGGGGGGGCATTCCGTAGATGATCCTGAAATCAAGTACGGACTTTCCGTAACCGGCATCGTGCATCCGGACCGGGTCTGGGCCAATAGCCGGGCAAGGCAGGGAGATGCCGTCATTCTGACCAAACCCATTGGAACCGGTGTTATATCCACGGCCCTTAAAGGCGGGCTTGTATCCCAAGATCAGGTTAAACAGGCCGTAATCACCATGTCCACCTTGAACAAAAATGCCGCCCTGATCGCTATGAATTTTAATGTCCATGCGTGTACCGATGTTACAGGCTTTGGGCTGGGAGGGCACCTGATCGAAGCGGCCAAAGGTGCGGGGGTGCGCATTGAAATTTATACGGAAAAAATAGACTTACTGGACGGGGTGTTGGAGTTTGCCGCCATGGGCCTTCTGCCGGCCGGTGCCCATAAAAACAGAACCTTTTTTGCCCCGCATATCCATGTGGCACAAGGAACGGATCGGGTGCGAAGTGATTTAATGTTCGACCCCCAGACATCCGGCGGGCTTTTGCTTTTTATGGCCCGGGATCAGGCTGTGCAATGTGTGGATATCATGGAAAAAAAAGGCATTCCCGCAAGGGTGATCGGAATGGTTAAAGGGCCGTATATCAACGGATTCCTTGATATTGTATAA
- the pgeF gene encoding peptidoglycan editing factor PgeF, whose translation MAVPDPLTFGHMNTFPGLVHGVFSRAGGYSTGPFSGLNVGLSTGDDPDIVARNRLSMLSSLGVPRAIFLNQVHGTDIAVIKSEQDAVDAVFNGQGGAPSKIIKADGAVTNLKDMGLVIQVADCQAVVLYDPQKEVIANVHAGWRGSVADIIGRCINTMIREFGCSPETIRAGISPSLGPCCAQFINYEQEIPNTLWQYKDRDRPYFDFWQISRDQLRANDVLDKHIETMGVCTRCRTDLFYSFRANKTTGRFAAVIALKYRDRNDG comes from the coding sequence ATGGCGGTGCCTGACCCGTTGACATTTGGTCATATGAACACCTTTCCTGGTCTGGTTCATGGTGTCTTTTCAAGGGCCGGCGGGTACAGTACCGGTCCCTTTTCAGGACTGAATGTGGGATTGAGTACTGGAGATGACCCTGATATTGTAGCCCGGAACCGACTCTCTATGCTGTCGTCCCTGGGGGTGCCCCGGGCAATATTTTTAAATCAGGTGCACGGCACAGACATTGCGGTGATAAAATCAGAACAAGATGCGGTTGATGCTGTCTTTAACGGTCAGGGGGGCGCACCTTCTAAAATCATTAAGGCAGATGGTGCTGTTACAAACCTTAAAGATATGGGGCTTGTGATCCAGGTGGCAGATTGCCAGGCCGTGGTGCTGTACGACCCTCAAAAAGAGGTGATCGCCAATGTCCATGCCGGGTGGCGGGGTAGTGTGGCAGATATTATAGGGCGCTGTATTAACACCATGATCCGTGAGTTTGGGTGTTCTCCTGAAACCATCAGGGCAGGTATTTCACCCTCTCTTGGCCCCTGTTGCGCCCAATTTATTAATTATGAGCAGGAAATTCCCAACACCTTGTGGCAATATAAAGACAGGGATCGTCCCTATTTTGATTTCTGGCAGATTTCCAGGGACCAGCTTAGGGCCAACGATGTGTTGGATAAGCATATTGAAACCATGGGGGTTTGCACCCGGTGCCGAACAGATCTGTTTTACTCTTTCAGAGCTAACAAGACCACCGGACGCTTTGCCGCAGTGATTGCACTGAAATATAGGGATAGGAATGATGGATAA
- the rfaE2 gene encoding D-glycero-beta-D-manno-heptose 1-phosphate adenylyltransferase: protein MDNKVVTLDEMCRLFREYKIHGRTVVFTNGCFDILHAGHVAYLEKAKSFGDILVLGLNSDVSIRQIKGELRPVICQEQRARVVAALACVDHVVLFDAPDPEILIRCIVPDVLVKGADWPEDKIIGARFVKDCGGRVERVDFEEDISTSKIIERIGQRFYGGA from the coding sequence ATGGACAATAAGGTCGTTACACTGGATGAGATGTGCCGTCTGTTTCGAGAATATAAAATCCATGGACGGACCGTTGTGTTTACCAACGGTTGTTTTGACATACTCCATGCCGGTCATGTGGCTTACCTCGAAAAAGCAAAATCATTCGGAGATATACTGGTCCTGGGTCTGAACTCCGATGTCTCCATACGGCAGATCAAAGGCGAACTTCGGCCGGTGATCTGCCAGGAGCAGCGGGCCCGGGTTGTGGCCGCTCTGGCTTGTGTGGATCATGTGGTGCTGTTTGACGCTCCTGATCCTGAAATTTTGATCCGGTGTATTGTTCCCGATGTCCTGGTCAAGGGGGCGGACTGGCCCGAGGATAAAATCATTGGGGCCAGGTTTGTCAAAGATTGTGGCGGTCGTGTGGAGCGCGTGGATTTTGAAGAAGATATCTCCACATCAAAAATAATAGAGCGTATTGGGCAAAGATTTTATGGCGGTGCCTGA
- a CDS encoding 3-deoxy-7-phosphoheptulonate synthase class II produces the protein MTSQNEWTKSSWKNYTALQQPNWPDQNALEKVTQDLALLPPLVFAGEIRTLKEMLAKASKGEAFLLQGGDCSEDFSEVTAPTIRETMKVLLQMAVVMTYAGGKPAIKVGRIAGQFAKPRSSDTEIVDGVELPSYRGDMVNKSEFSINARTPNPKFMLKGYYLAASTLNLLRAFTRGGYAALHRVQAWNQEFVAQSPMGLSYDRLAKQIDQAIKFMNTIGVPTDISQLNQTQIFTSHEALLLPYEEALTRIDSTTGDWYDCSAHMLWIGERTRQVDGAHVEFLRGVLNPIGVKIGPDHDVDDIKKLIEVLNPENEPGRLTLITRMGCNNIEKKLGPLLRGIKNEGWNIVWNCDPMHANTYTSESGHKTRNFNDILKEITRFFEISWAEGTIPGGVHLEMTGKNVTECVGGARNIVSEELHSRYDTTCDPRLNAEQSLEVAFQIADMIRH, from the coding sequence ATGACAAGTCAAAATGAATGGACCAAATCAAGCTGGAAAAATTATACGGCCCTTCAGCAACCGAACTGGCCGGATCAAAATGCGTTGGAAAAAGTTACCCAGGATTTGGCGTTGCTGCCGCCGCTGGTTTTTGCAGGGGAAATCCGAACATTAAAAGAGATGCTGGCCAAAGCCTCAAAAGGCGAGGCCTTTCTGCTCCAGGGCGGTGATTGTTCAGAGGATTTTTCCGAAGTCACGGCACCAACCATCAGGGAAACCATGAAGGTATTGCTGCAGATGGCCGTTGTTATGACCTATGCCGGTGGAAAACCAGCCATAAAAGTGGGACGGATTGCCGGACAGTTTGCCAAACCCCGTTCGTCAGATACTGAAATTGTAGATGGCGTTGAGCTTCCCTCCTATCGTGGGGATATGGTAAACAAAAGCGAATTTTCCATCAATGCGAGAACTCCGAATCCTAAATTCATGCTTAAGGGCTATTATCTTGCGGCCTCCACTCTGAACCTTTTGCGGGCATTTACCCGGGGTGGATACGCAGCTTTGCACAGGGTTCAGGCCTGGAACCAGGAATTTGTGGCCCAATCGCCCATGGGGCTATCCTATGACCGTCTGGCCAAACAGATTGACCAGGCCATCAAGTTCATGAATACAATCGGGGTTCCCACAGATATTTCCCAGCTTAACCAGACCCAGATTTTTACCTCCCACGAAGCCCTTTTACTGCCTTATGAAGAGGCATTGACCCGGATTGATTCCACCACAGGGGACTGGTATGACTGCTCGGCACATATGCTTTGGATTGGCGAACGAACCCGACAGGTAGACGGCGCCCATGTTGAATTCCTAAGGGGGGTGCTCAATCCAATAGGGGTTAAAATCGGTCCGGATCATGATGTTGATGATATTAAGAAACTTATTGAAGTTCTTAATCCGGAAAATGAACCCGGTAGATTGACCCTGATCACCCGGATGGGTTGTAATAACATTGAAAAAAAGCTGGGACCGTTGCTTCGGGGAATTAAAAATGAGGGGTGGAATATTGTATGGAACTGCGACCCCATGCATGCCAATACCTATACCTCGGAATCGGGGCATAAAACCCGGAATTTCAATGATATCTTAAAAGAGATCACCCGGTTCTTTGAAATCAGCTGGGCCGAGGGAACAATTCCGGGAGGCGTTCACCTTGAAATGACCGGTAAAAACGTCACCGAATGTGTAGGCGGAGCCAGAAATATTGTCAGTGAAGAGCTTCACAGTCGATATGATACCACATGTGACCCGCGGCTGAATGCTGAACAAAGTCTGGAGGTGGCGTTTCAGATCGCTGATATGATCAGGCATTAA
- a CDS encoding porin, with protein sequence MKKLIVALAALALMSGSAYAAEWNFYGTARVTTVWQQDDVIDGEDGDLQYVEGLYQDACIGAEVKVSDELSAGFEYDADGAGGTAGIEVLYGEWNFGAGSLLVGQAETPINIYYSNQFAAGDAEDLALWGFGDFYVDESPEIMLTFGGFKIAILSPATDEYEATYGDVQVVVPAIHLGYTLGFDMGEVTLAGGYATFEAGVNDENIDSYGIGAGASLNFGPVNVFGTFMYGQNVAVLGVVTSSNYQGVGTLADDCDSIGFTAGAKFTITEMFAVEAGYGYIKEEIGDGEDEGQSYYIQAPITVAPGVTITPEVGMIDDMDSGQNERLYFGAGWEIAF encoded by the coding sequence ATGAAAAAATTAATTGTGGCACTTGCGGCTCTTGCCCTTATGTCGGGTTCTGCATATGCTGCTGAATGGAATTTTTACGGGACAGCCCGGGTTACTACGGTTTGGCAACAAGATGACGTAATTGACGGTGAGGATGGCGATCTTCAGTATGTTGAAGGTCTTTATCAGGATGCCTGTATTGGTGCTGAAGTAAAGGTTTCTGATGAACTGTCAGCCGGTTTTGAGTATGATGCTGATGGTGCTGGTGGCACAGCAGGTATTGAGGTCCTTTATGGCGAATGGAACTTTGGTGCCGGCTCCTTGTTGGTTGGTCAGGCTGAAACTCCTATTAATATATATTATTCAAACCAGTTTGCTGCTGGCGACGCTGAAGATCTCGCTCTTTGGGGATTCGGCGATTTTTATGTTGACGAAAGCCCTGAAATTATGCTGACTTTTGGCGGTTTCAAGATTGCTATCTTATCACCGGCAACAGATGAGTATGAAGCAACTTATGGAGATGTTCAGGTTGTTGTTCCCGCGATTCATCTTGGCTATACCCTGGGGTTTGATATGGGTGAGGTGACACTCGCTGGTGGTTACGCAACTTTTGAAGCTGGTGTGAATGACGAAAATATCGATAGTTATGGCATTGGTGCCGGCGCCAGCCTGAATTTCGGCCCTGTGAATGTCTTTGGAACTTTTATGTACGGTCAGAACGTTGCCGTTTTAGGCGTAGTTACATCATCCAATTATCAAGGCGTAGGAACTCTTGCTGATGATTGTGACAGCATCGGGTTCACCGCTGGAGCAAAATTTACTATCACCGAAATGTTTGCTGTTGAAGCCGGTTATGGGTATATTAAAGAGGAAATTGGTGATGGTGAAGATGAAGGTCAGTCTTATTATATCCAGGCACCCATTACAGTCGCACCTGGGGTGACCATCACTCCTGAAGTCGGCATGATTGATGATATGGATTCTGGACAAAACGAAAGACTGTACTTTGGTGCCGGCTGGGAAATTGCTTTCTAG